Proteins encoded by one window of Collimonas fungivorans:
- a CDS encoding LysR substrate-binding domain-containing protein — protein sequence MNIELRQLRYFVAVAEERHFGRAALRLHMTQPPLSQAIQALEANLGTPLFARTKRSVALTPAGLALLPEAQRLLQQAAALPDLVRRAASGESGLLTLSFVSTADYSILPPLLRAFREAYPQVQIDLQEATSDLQLAQLMEGRIDAGLLIPPLPDRAKLALEYQPVLAEPLILAAPSGLKALRAKKGKIALSDLADMPLIIFPRRISPGFHDTILGCFRAAGVTPHIGQEAIQMQTIVGLVSAGMGIALVPQSVSNLQRPGVDYRELQDQTPLVETGLAWRRDNVSPVLQAFLELLRKK from the coding sequence ATGAACATAGAGCTGCGCCAGCTGCGCTATTTCGTCGCGGTTGCCGAAGAAAGGCATTTCGGCCGCGCCGCGCTGCGCCTGCACATGACGCAGCCGCCGCTGTCGCAAGCGATCCAGGCGCTGGAAGCCAATCTTGGCACGCCGCTGTTTGCCCGCACCAAGCGCAGCGTGGCGCTGACGCCGGCCGGGCTGGCGCTGCTGCCGGAAGCGCAACGCCTGCTGCAGCAGGCCGCTGCCCTGCCCGACCTGGTGCGGCGCGCAGCTTCCGGCGAATCCGGCCTGCTCACGCTATCGTTTGTCTCGACCGCCGACTACAGCATCCTGCCGCCGCTGCTGCGCGCTTTCCGCGAAGCTTATCCGCAGGTGCAGATCGACTTGCAGGAAGCCACCAGCGACCTGCAGCTGGCGCAGCTGATGGAGGGCCGGATCGATGCCGGCCTGCTGATCCCGCCGCTGCCGGACAGGGCCAAGCTGGCGCTGGAGTACCAGCCGGTGCTGGCGGAACCGCTGATCCTGGCGGCGCCCAGCGGGCTCAAGGCTTTGCGGGCGAAGAAAGGCAAAATTGCGCTGAGCGACCTGGCCGACATGCCTTTGATCATTTTCCCGCGCCGCATCTCGCCCGGTTTCCACGACACCATCCTCGGCTGCTTCCGCGCCGCCGGCGTCACTCCTCACATCGGCCAGGAAGCGATCCAGATGCAAACCATCGTCGGCCTGGTGTCGGCTGGCATGGGGATCGCGCTTGTGCCACAATCGGTGTCGAACCTGCAACGCCCGGGGGTCGACTATCGTGAATTGCAGGACCAGACACCCTTGGTCGAAACCGGCCTGGCCTGGCGCCGCGATAATGTTTCACCGGTACTGCAAGCCTTTTTGGAATTGTTACGAAAGAAATAA
- a CDS encoding malonate--CoA ligase, with protein MTANLYALFASRFPADSTACCIETHDGQYYSWGDIERASARIANLLSSLDLPSGARIAAQVEKSPEALILYLATLRAGFVYLPLNTAYRAAEIEYFIGDAEPAVFVCTPQNFGWVAQIAFKAGTRHLFTLDEGGNGRRNSGSLLARAMHHPDAFNTVEKQTDDLAVILYTSGTTGRSKGAMLSHGNIGSNAQVLQQHWHWQADDVLLHALPLFHIHGLLVAANGALLNGSKMIFLPRFEAADVCRQLPRSTVFMGVPTYYVRLLASGSFDRGTCRNIRLFVSGSAPLLADTFAEFAARTGHTILERYGMSETAMLTSNPYAQERRGGTVGLPLPGVSLRLMGTDSKGRAAVCGAGEIGDIQVKGPNVFHGYWRMPEKTAEEFTADGYFKTGDVGRFDSQGYLSIVGRSKDLIISGGYNVYPKEIESVLDEIDGVLESAVIGIPHIDFGEAVTAVIVKRPEAKLTTADVIALMKTSIANFKVPKQVFFADELPRNTMGKVQKNVLREQYALYALPAAGSLTPS; from the coding sequence ATGACAGCCAATCTTTACGCTCTTTTTGCGTCCCGCTTCCCTGCCGACAGCACCGCCTGCTGCATCGAAACCCACGACGGCCAGTACTACAGCTGGGGCGACATCGAACGCGCTTCCGCCCGCATCGCCAATCTGCTCAGCAGCCTGGATTTGCCAAGCGGCGCCCGCATCGCCGCGCAGGTGGAAAAATCGCCCGAGGCGCTGATACTCTACCTGGCGACCCTGCGCGCCGGTTTTGTCTACCTGCCGCTGAACACGGCATACCGCGCCGCCGAGATCGAATATTTCATCGGCGATGCGGAGCCGGCAGTGTTCGTCTGCACGCCGCAGAATTTCGGCTGGGTGGCGCAGATTGCATTCAAGGCCGGCACCCGCCACCTGTTTACCCTGGACGAAGGCGGCAATGGCCGCAGGAATTCCGGATCGTTGCTGGCGCGCGCCATGCATCATCCGGATGCGTTTAATACAGTTGAAAAGCAAACTGACGACCTCGCCGTCATCTTGTATACCTCGGGCACCACCGGCCGCAGCAAGGGCGCCATGCTTTCGCACGGCAATATCGGCTCGAATGCCCAGGTGCTGCAGCAACACTGGCACTGGCAAGCGGACGACGTACTGCTGCACGCGCTACCGCTGTTCCACATCCACGGTTTGCTGGTGGCGGCCAACGGCGCGCTGCTGAACGGCAGCAAGATGATTTTCCTGCCCAGGTTCGAGGCCGCCGACGTCTGCCGCCAGCTGCCGCGCAGCACTGTCTTCATGGGCGTGCCGACCTATTACGTGCGGCTGCTGGCGAGCGGCAGCTTCGACCGCGGCACCTGCCGCAATATCCGCCTGTTCGTATCCGGTTCGGCGCCCTTGCTGGCCGATACCTTTGCCGAATTCGCCGCGCGCACCGGCCACACCATACTGGAGCGCTACGGCATGAGCGAAACCGCCATGCTGACCTCCAACCCGTATGCGCAGGAACGACGCGGCGGTACCGTCGGCCTGCCGCTGCCGGGCGTGTCGCTGCGCTTGATGGGAACCGATAGCAAAGGCCGCGCCGCGGTTTGCGGCGCCGGTGAAATCGGCGATATCCAGGTCAAGGGGCCGAATGTATTCCACGGTTACTGGCGCATGCCGGAAAAAACCGCGGAGGAATTCACCGCCGACGGTTATTTCAAGACCGGCGACGTCGGCCGTTTCGACAGCCAGGGTTACCTGTCTATAGTCGGCCGCAGCAAGGACCTGATCATCTCCGGCGGCTATAACGTCTATCCGAAGGAAATCGAAAGCGTGCTCGATGAAATCGACGGCGTGCTGGAATCCGCGGTGATCGGCATTCCGCACATCGATTTCGGCGAAGCGGTGACCGCGGTGATCGTGAAACGGCCGGAAGCCAAGCTGACAACTGCGGACGTGATCGCCTTGATGAAAACCTCGATCGCCAACTTCAAGGTGCCCAAGCAGGTATTCTTCGCCGATGAACTGCCGCGCAACACCATGGGCAAGGTGCAAAAGAATGTATTGCGCGAGCAGTATGCATTGTATGCCCTGCCAGCCGCGGGCAGTCTCACGCCTTCATAA
- a CDS encoding branched-chain amino acid ABC transporter substrate-binding protein, translating into MIPLAAAIALSLSASAHAQEQVVKIAHVGPITGPIAHIGKDNENGARMAIEELNKQGLTLDGKKIRFVLMAEDDASDPKQATAVAQKLVDAKVAGVIGHVNSGTSIPASKIYYDAGIPQISPSTTSAKYTQQGFNTTFRVVANDSQLGGALGRYAAKTLHAKTAAVIDDRTAYGQGLAEEFTKAAKAAGMTIVATQYTSDKATDFNAILTSFKAKKPDVVFFGGLDAGAGPMLRQMKQLGIKAKFMGGDAICTSDLPKLAGDGISNDQVICAEAGGVEESARKGLDAYKTAYKIKYGKDVVIYAPYTYDALMTMVDAMQKAKSADPKKYLPELAKIQHKGVTGMISFDSKGDIKDGTITLYTYRGAQRSQLAVTK; encoded by the coding sequence ATGATCCCGCTGGCCGCGGCTATCGCCTTGTCCCTGTCCGCCAGCGCCCATGCACAGGAACAAGTGGTCAAGATCGCCCACGTCGGCCCGATCACCGGCCCTATCGCCCACATCGGCAAAGACAATGAAAACGGCGCCAGGATGGCGATCGAAGAACTGAACAAGCAGGGCCTGACGCTGGACGGCAAAAAAATCAGGTTCGTCCTGATGGCGGAAGACGACGCATCCGATCCCAAGCAGGCAACCGCGGTGGCGCAGAAACTGGTCGACGCCAAAGTCGCCGGCGTCATCGGCCACGTCAATTCGGGCACCTCGATTCCTGCATCGAAAATCTACTACGACGCCGGCATCCCGCAAATCTCGCCGTCGACTACCAGCGCCAAATACACCCAGCAAGGTTTCAATACCACCTTCCGCGTGGTGGCCAACGACAGCCAGCTGGGCGGCGCCCTCGGCCGTTATGCGGCCAAGACGCTGCATGCCAAGACCGCAGCGGTAATCGACGACCGCACCGCCTACGGCCAGGGCCTGGCGGAAGAATTCACCAAGGCCGCCAAAGCCGCCGGCATGACCATCGTGGCAACCCAGTACACCAGCGACAAGGCGACCGATTTCAATGCAATCCTGACCTCGTTCAAGGCCAAGAAACCCGACGTCGTGTTCTTTGGCGGATTGGATGCCGGCGCCGGCCCCATGCTGCGCCAGATGAAGCAGCTGGGAATCAAGGCCAAGTTCATGGGCGGCGATGCCATCTGCACTTCCGACCTGCCCAAGCTGGCCGGCGACGGCATCAGCAACGACCAGGTAATCTGCGCCGAAGCCGGCGGTGTCGAAGAGTCGGCCCGGAAAGGGCTGGATGCCTACAAGACCGCTTACAAGATCAAGTACGGCAAGGACGTCGTGATCTATGCGCCATATACCTACGATGCCTTGATGACCATGGTGGACGCCATGCAAAAAGCCAAGTCGGCCGATCCGAAAAAATACCTGCCGGAACTGGCCAAGATCCAGCACAAGGGCGTGACCGGCATGATCTCGTTCGACTCCAAAGGGGACATCAAGGACGGCACCATCACCTTGTACACCTATCGTGGTGCGCAACGCTCGCAGCTGGCAGTGACTAAATAA
- a CDS encoding AraC family transcriptional regulator, which yields MEPLAELRLLIARHAGHGLTDTAFPGLKLMASDFTTQPVHHVSEPAFAVMAQGAKRAVLGDKLFEYGAGQYLVVSVDLPIASHVSRASAAEPFLGLGLILRPTAVATLLVETAASESASGELSGMGVSDAGTELLDAVVRLLRLLEHPRDLPVLGPMIEREILWRLLTGEQGAMLRQIGLADSRLSQIGRAIRWIRSHYAETFPIEELARLAAMSVSSFHRHFRAVTAMSPLQYQKQIRLQEARSRLLAQSEDAAAVGFSVGYESPSQFSREYSRLFGAPPGRDAARLRAGSPLERSVI from the coding sequence ATGGAACCACTTGCCGAACTTCGCCTGCTGATCGCGCGCCATGCCGGACACGGCCTCACCGACACCGCTTTCCCCGGCCTCAAGCTGATGGCGTCGGACTTCACTACGCAACCTGTCCACCATGTGTCCGAGCCGGCGTTCGCCGTGATGGCGCAAGGCGCCAAACGCGCGGTGCTGGGCGACAAGCTGTTTGAATACGGCGCCGGCCAGTACCTGGTGGTGTCGGTTGACCTGCCGATCGCCAGCCATGTGTCGCGGGCCAGCGCTGCGGAGCCGTTTCTTGGACTTGGCCTGATATTGAGGCCGACAGCCGTCGCTACCCTGCTGGTGGAGACTGCCGCCAGCGAATCCGCCTCCGGCGAACTGTCTGGCATGGGCGTCAGCGACGCCGGCACGGAATTGCTGGATGCCGTGGTGCGCCTGCTCCGTCTGCTGGAGCATCCGCGCGACTTGCCGGTGCTGGGGCCGATGATCGAACGCGAAATCCTGTGGCGGCTGCTCACCGGCGAACAGGGCGCCATGCTGCGCCAGATCGGCTTGGCCGATAGCCGGCTATCGCAAATCGGCCGTGCCATCCGCTGGATCCGCAGCCATTACGCCGAGACTTTTCCGATCGAGGAACTGGCCCGGCTGGCGGCGATGAGCGTCTCGTCCTTCCATCGGCATTTCCGCGCGGTGACCGCGATGAGCCCGTTGCAGTACCAGAAGCAGATCCGCCTGCAAGAGGCGCGCTCGCGGCTGCTGGCGCAATCCGAAGATGCCGCGGCGGTCGGTTTCAGCGTCGGCTACGAGAGTCCGTCGCAGTTCAGCCGCGAATACAGCCGCCTGTTCGGCGCGCCGCCAGGCCGCGACGCGGCGCGATTGCGAGCCGGTTCGCCGCTGGAGCGGAGCGTGATTTGA
- a CDS encoding branched-chain amino acid ABC transporter substrate-binding protein, translating to MKNKMLPLAAAVALALGAAGSAHAEEQIVKIGHVGPVTGPSAHLGKDMENGAKMAVEELNAKGITLGGKKIKFVLLAEDDASDPKQGTAAAQKLVDAKIDGVIGHLNSGTTIPASKIYYDAGIPQISPAATSPKYTQQGFNSVFRVVANDGQLGGTLGRYAATTLKAKNIAVIDDRTAYGQGVAQEFAKGAKSAGVNIVATQFTNDKATDFNAILTSIKAKNPDVIFFGGMDAVAGPMLRQMKALGIKAKFMGGDGMCTAELGKLAGDGLINDQVVCAEAGGVEESGKKGLEDFKAAFQKKFNAEVKLYAPYSYDSVMTMVEAMQKANSADPKKYLPELVKIHHKGVTGMIAFDAKGDIKDGTLTLYTYKDGKRTLLTVTK from the coding sequence ATGAAGAACAAAATGTTGCCGCTGGCTGCAGCAGTCGCGTTGGCGCTGGGCGCAGCAGGCTCGGCTCACGCTGAAGAACAAATCGTCAAGATCGGCCACGTCGGCCCGGTGACCGGCCCTTCCGCCCACCTCGGCAAGGACATGGAAAACGGCGCCAAGATGGCGGTCGAAGAACTGAACGCCAAGGGCATTACCCTGGGCGGCAAGAAAATCAAGTTCGTGCTGCTGGCGGAAGACGATGCATCCGATCCCAAGCAAGGCACGGCAGCAGCGCAAAAACTGGTGGACGCCAAGATCGACGGCGTCATCGGCCACCTGAATTCGGGCACCACGATTCCCGCTTCGAAAATTTACTACGATGCCGGCATCCCGCAAATCTCGCCTGCCGCCACCAGCCCGAAATACACGCAGCAGGGTTTTAACAGCGTATTCCGCGTGGTCGCCAACGACGGCCAGCTGGGCGGCACGCTGGGACGTTACGCAGCCACCACGCTGAAAGCCAAGAACATCGCCGTGATCGACGACCGCACCGCCTACGGCCAGGGCGTCGCGCAGGAATTCGCCAAGGGCGCCAAAAGCGCCGGCGTCAATATCGTCGCAACCCAGTTCACCAACGACAAGGCAACCGACTTCAACGCCATCCTGACCTCGATCAAGGCCAAGAATCCGGACGTGATCTTCTTCGGCGGCATGGATGCGGTGGCCGGACCGATGCTGCGCCAGATGAAGGCGCTCGGCATCAAGGCCAAGTTCATGGGCGGCGACGGCATGTGCACGGCCGAACTGGGCAAGCTGGCCGGCGATGGCCTGATCAACGACCAGGTGGTTTGCGCCGAAGCCGGCGGCGTCGAGGAATCGGGCAAGAAGGGCCTGGAGGATTTCAAGGCAGCGTTCCAGAAGAAGTTCAACGCCGAAGTCAAGCTGTACGCGCCCTACTCCTACGATTCCGTGATGACCATGGTGGAAGCCATGCAGAAGGCCAATTCCGCCGATCCGAAAAAATACCTGCCGGAGCTGGTCAAGATCCATCACAAGGGCGTGACCGGCATGATCGCGTTCGACGCCAAAGGCGATATCAAGGACGGCACGCTGACCCTGTATACCTACAAGGACGGCAAGCGTACCTTGCTGACCGTCACCAAGTAA
- a CDS encoding EVE domain-containing protein has translation MNYWLMKSEPDDASIDDVLAMSGETIAWYGVRNYQARNFMRDAMQVGDGVLFYHSGCAVPGIAGLAEVASTPYPDDTQFDPKSKYFDPKAERENPRWMLVDVRALRKTRLIPLPELRQQEALAEMQILRRGNRLSITPVSAAEWRHIAKLMKA, from the coding sequence ATGAATTACTGGCTAATGAAATCCGAGCCGGACGACGCCAGCATCGACGACGTTCTGGCCATGTCCGGAGAGACCATCGCCTGGTACGGCGTGCGCAATTATCAGGCGCGCAACTTCATGCGCGATGCGATGCAGGTCGGCGACGGCGTGCTGTTCTATCATTCCGGCTGCGCCGTGCCGGGCATAGCCGGCCTGGCCGAGGTGGCGAGCACGCCTTACCCCGACGACACGCAGTTTGACCCCAAGAGTAAATATTTCGACCCCAAGGCCGAACGCGAAAACCCGCGCTGGATGCTGGTCGATGTGCGCGCCTTGCGCAAAACCCGGCTGATTCCCCTGCCCGAGCTGCGGCAGCAGGAAGCGCTGGCCGAGATGCAGATCCTGCGCCGCGGCAACCGGCTTTCCATCACCCCGGTCAGCGCCGCCGAATGGCGCCACATCGCCAAGCTTATGAAGGCGTGA
- a CDS encoding TIGR04438 family Trp-rich protein translates to MPLIIIIVSLIALKYFEVGPFAGISWWWIAGLMGVAFIWFEFLERMFGLDKRKAHEEIEKTRKERVKKTFDSHKRR, encoded by the coding sequence ATGCCACTGATTATCATTATCGTTTCGTTAATAGCGTTAAAATACTTCGAAGTCGGTCCGTTTGCCGGCATTTCGTGGTGGTGGATCGCCGGCTTGATGGGGGTCGCCTTTATCTGGTTCGAGTTCCTGGAACGGATGTTCGGCCTGGACAAGCGCAAGGCCCACGAGGAAATCGAAAAAACCAGGAAAGAACGCGTCAAGAAGACCTTTGACAGCCATAAACGGCGCTGA
- a CDS encoding cell division protein ZapA codes for MSQLSVNIMGQPYTLACKEGEEKALQEAVSYLDGKMSAIRDAGKIRGNDRIAVIAALGIAAELLGSKAPAGPLSDLTMSEVKQNISAMHTVLDEALAAQEDLF; via the coding sequence ATGAGCCAGTTGAGCGTTAACATCATGGGCCAGCCTTATACCCTGGCTTGCAAGGAAGGTGAAGAGAAGGCGCTGCAGGAAGCCGTGAGCTACCTGGACGGCAAAATGAGCGCCATCCGCGACGCCGGGAAAATTCGCGGCAACGACCGCATCGCCGTCATCGCCGCGCTTGGCATCGCCGCTGAATTATTGGGCAGCAAAGCGCCTGCCGGCCCGTTGTCCGACCTTACCATGTCGGAAGTAAAGCAGAATATCAGCGCAATGCATACAGTACTGGATGAAGCCCTGGCCGCGCAGGAAGACTTGTTCTGA
- a CDS encoding c-type cytochrome has protein sequence MKRLLICALLGAMASGSALADAGLDLAKSKNCMACHSVQNKVVGPAYKDVAAKYAGQKDAEDKLVAKVMKGGSGTWGAIPMPANPQVSEAEAHTLVKWVLSQK, from the coding sequence ATGAAACGTTTGTTGATCTGTGCACTGCTGGGCGCAATGGCCTCGGGATCCGCCCTTGCGGACGCCGGCCTGGACCTGGCGAAGAGCAAGAACTGTATGGCATGCCACTCGGTGCAGAACAAAGTGGTCGGCCCGGCATACAAGGACGTTGCGGCAAAATATGCTGGTCAAAAAGATGCGGAAGACAAGCTGGTGGCGAAAGTCATGAAGGGCGGATCAGGCACCTGGGGCGCGATCCCGATGCCGGCTAATCCGCAAGTCAGCGAAGCCGAAGCGCATACCCTGGTGAAATGGGTTTTGTCGCAGAAGTAA
- a CDS encoding aldo/keto reductase, with protein sequence MSLDSYVTLGRSGLRVSPFCLGTMTFGEEWGWGSTAAESEAILSEYFERGGNFIDTANIYTVGHSEKIIGDFFARRKGRDRKVIATKFFGNLHLGDPNGGGAGRKAIVEQCEQSLRRLQTDYIDLYWMHNWDRGTPIEETMRAMDDLVTSGKVRYLGVSDAPAWKVAQAQLIAQFRGWTPLIALQVEYSLLERTVEGELTPMAQELGLGVMPWSPLKNGWLSGKYTRENAASVVSDRGALVGMPTEAHYLVVDALKSVAAELDASPAAVALAWVQSRPGVTSTLVGARRIDQLRANLAALEISLTPAQIAILDEVSKPVLGFPVEINRHLAPSLAFAGATVDGQQTMALPLVTKSTARY encoded by the coding sequence ATGTCACTAGATTCCTATGTCACCCTTGGCCGTTCCGGCCTGCGCGTCAGCCCGTTCTGCCTGGGCACCATGACCTTTGGCGAAGAATGGGGCTGGGGTTCCACTGCGGCGGAATCGGAAGCCATCCTGAGCGAGTATTTCGAACGCGGCGGCAATTTCATCGACACCGCCAATATCTATACCGTCGGCCATTCCGAAAAGATCATCGGCGATTTCTTCGCTCGCCGCAAAGGCCGCGACCGCAAGGTCATCGCCACCAAATTCTTCGGCAACCTTCACCTTGGCGATCCAAACGGCGGCGGCGCTGGCCGCAAGGCGATCGTCGAGCAGTGCGAACAGTCGCTGCGGCGCCTGCAAACCGATTACATCGATCTTTACTGGATGCACAACTGGGACCGCGGCACGCCAATCGAAGAAACCATGCGCGCCATGGATGACCTGGTGACTTCCGGCAAGGTGCGCTACCTGGGGGTTTCCGACGCCCCGGCCTGGAAGGTGGCGCAGGCGCAGCTTATCGCGCAGTTCCGCGGCTGGACGCCGCTGATCGCCCTGCAGGTCGAGTACTCCTTGCTGGAGCGGACAGTCGAGGGCGAGCTGACGCCGATGGCGCAGGAACTGGGCCTTGGCGTCATGCCCTGGAGTCCGCTCAAGAATGGCTGGTTGTCGGGCAAATACACCCGTGAGAATGCTGCCAGCGTTGTCTCCGATCGCGGCGCCCTGGTAGGCATGCCGACCGAGGCGCACTATCTCGTGGTGGACGCCCTCAAGTCGGTCGCCGCGGAACTGGACGCCAGTCCGGCCGCCGTGGCGCTGGCCTGGGTGCAAAGCCGGCCAGGCGTGACTTCAACCCTGGTCGGCGCGCGCCGGATTGATCAGCTGCGGGCCAACCTGGCTGCGCTCGAAATCAGCCTGACGCCGGCGCAGATCGCGATTCTCGACGAGGTGTCGAAACCGGTACTGGGTTTCCCGGTTGAAATCAATCGGCACTTGGCGCCCAGCCTCGCCTTTGCCGGCGCCACCGTCGATGGCCAGCAAACCATGGCGTTGCCGCTGGTGACCAAAAGCACAGCCCGCTACTGA
- a CDS encoding FUSC family protein: protein MDFQFISPRKNALVYLIKILTGALITWYGLRALGLQEPYWAMISLIIVTEPDVNLAKANFRARLINTLNGCVVACLALVLFGPGFLSLLVALATSVLVAMLLQNYPANWRLGPATVVILMSAAIGGKGLHQELEYALLRVGEVIAGSTVALLQSLAYSYALKRMAPSTN, encoded by the coding sequence ATGGACTTCCAATTCATTAGCCCCAGAAAAAACGCCCTGGTTTACCTGATCAAGATCCTGACGGGCGCGCTGATCACCTGGTACGGATTGCGCGCCCTGGGTTTGCAAGAACCGTATTGGGCCATGATTTCCCTGATTATCGTGACCGAGCCGGATGTCAACCTGGCCAAGGCGAATTTCCGGGCCCGTTTGATCAACACGCTGAACGGCTGTGTTGTCGCTTGCCTGGCGCTAGTGCTGTTCGGCCCGGGATTCCTGTCTTTGCTGGTCGCTTTGGCAACATCGGTGCTGGTCGCCATGCTGTTGCAGAACTATCCGGCCAACTGGCGCCTGGGGCCGGCGACCGTGGTGATCTTGATGTCTGCCGCGATCGGCGGCAAAGGCCTGCACCAGGAGCTGGAGTATGCTTTGTTGCGGGTCGGGGAGGTGATTGCCGGCAGTACCGTGGCATTATTGCAGTCGCTGGCGTATTCCTATGCGCTCAAACGCATGGCGCCCAGCACGAATTGA
- the lgt gene encoding prolipoprotein diacylglyceryl transferase, translating into MLIHPLPDPIAFSLGPLHVRWYGLMYLLAFILFIWIGRIRIKQPHVAAAGWKKEDIDDMLFYGVLGVVIGGRLGQVLFYDPAYYFSHPSEIIAVWKGGMSFHGGFLGVLIAMAWWGRKAGRKLMDIMDFIAPMVPLGYAAGRLGNFINGELPGRVVSDPSLPWAMIWPNVDNLPRHPSPIYQMLVDGILLFILLWIFSRKPRPRMAVAGMFSLLYGCARFFTEYFRVPDYNVSFGGITISAGQMLSVPMIVLGIVLLVIAYRNPRQYAGPADAPPAKAASNSPT; encoded by the coding sequence ATGCTGATTCATCCCCTGCCCGACCCGATCGCCTTCTCCCTCGGCCCGCTCCATGTACGCTGGTACGGCTTGATGTACCTGCTGGCGTTCATCCTGTTCATCTGGATCGGCAGGATCAGGATCAAGCAGCCGCATGTTGCCGCCGCCGGCTGGAAAAAAGAGGATATCGACGACATGCTGTTTTACGGCGTACTGGGGGTGGTGATCGGCGGCCGCCTGGGCCAGGTGCTGTTTTACGATCCGGCTTATTATTTTTCGCATCCATCTGAAATCATCGCGGTCTGGAAAGGCGGCATGTCGTTCCACGGCGGTTTTCTCGGCGTCCTGATCGCCATGGCATGGTGGGGCCGCAAAGCCGGCCGCAAGCTGATGGACATCATGGATTTCATCGCGCCCATGGTGCCGCTCGGCTATGCCGCCGGCCGCCTCGGCAACTTCATCAACGGCGAGCTGCCGGGCCGGGTAGTCTCCGATCCGTCGCTGCCATGGGCCATGATCTGGCCGAATGTCGACAACCTGCCGCGCCATCCGTCGCCGATCTACCAGATGCTGGTCGACGGCATCCTGCTGTTCATCCTCCTCTGGATATTCTCGCGCAAACCGCGGCCGCGCATGGCGGTGGCCGGCATGTTTTCGCTGCTGTACGGCTGCGCCCGTTTCTTCACCGAATATTTCCGGGTGCCGGACTATAACGTGTCCTTCGGCGGCATCACCATTTCCGCCGGCCAGATGCTGTCGGTGCCGATGATCGTGCTGGGCATCGTGCTGCTGGTGATCGCTTACAGGAATCCGCGCCAGTACGCCGGCCCCGCCGATGCGCCGCCGGCCAAGGCTGCAAGCAACTCTCCTACCTGA